A stretch of Spirosoma oryzicola DNA encodes these proteins:
- a CDS encoding antA/AntB antirepressor family protein codes for MNSLIAITSDGQGSSVVSARELHSFLESKQQFADWIKNRIIKYGFLEEVDYVTLSKNLETDNEEGFSENSEKLDKEVFHKSMKNPKGGRVATDYALTLDMAKQLAMVEKTEKGRQARLYFIDAEKALRKTLSTPPAVPSTEQVLIQLVAQSNQLLANQQEQLSQLRADMDSIMRGQRPTPQRKQIAKPTPRLVGPPRANPLTGALRSTINKKVGEYCGYHGAEQGATYNYLYKRMNDVYGVNVYRLNRAAGESLLDALEQYGQLEKLYSLIMAELTYVEE; via the coding sequence ATGAACTCACTTATCGCAATTACTTCGGATGGACAAGGTTCGTCGGTAGTATCGGCTCGTGAACTACATAGCTTTTTAGAGTCAAAGCAGCAGTTTGCCGATTGGATCAAGAACCGAATTATCAAATACGGCTTTCTTGAAGAGGTGGATTACGTAACGCTTTCTAAAAATTTAGAAACCGACAACGAAGAGGGTTTTTCCGAAAATTCAGAAAAACTCGACAAAGAGGTTTTTCATAAATCTATGAAAAACCCCAAAGGCGGCAGAGTAGCAACCGATTATGCCCTAACGCTGGATATGGCGAAGCAACTGGCTATGGTTGAAAAGACAGAAAAAGGGCGGCAAGCTCGACTGTACTTCATCGACGCGGAAAAGGCTTTACGTAAAACCCTGTCAACGCCCCCCGCCGTTCCTTCGACCGAGCAAGTCTTAATCCAACTGGTAGCCCAAAGCAATCAGCTACTCGCCAACCAACAAGAGCAGCTTAGCCAACTTCGGGCCGATATGGATTCTATCATGCGTGGTCAGCGACCAACACCCCAACGCAAACAGATTGCCAAGCCCACACCTCGTTTAGTTGGTCCGCCAAGGGCCAATCCACTGACAGGGGCTTTGCGCTCAACTATCAACAAAAAGGTTGGCGAGTACTGCGGTTATCACGGAGCCGAACAGGGCGCAACGTATAACTACCTCTACAAGCGCATGAATGATGTATACGGGGTGAACGTCTACCGGCTTAACCGGGCGGCTGGTGAGAGTTTATTGGATGCTTTAGAGCAGTACGGCCAACTCGAAAAGCTGTATTCGCTGATAATGGCTGAACTGACCTACGTAGAAGAATGA
- a CDS encoding RES family NAD+ phosphorylase, producing MIVYRISGVKYIEDLSGYGASLIGGRWNREKIPVLYTGASTSLCAWEYWVHLKESTLLSDNNFARISIQIPDSSILEISETDLPPSWPSLSEDLLIISDKWLSEGKYLCMKVPSAVIDGDFNYIINPLHPLFTKDNVKIIEKKPYSFDKRAFNKRLSTRRPLNLLLRQVINKYFPRK from the coding sequence ATGATTGTATACAGAATAAGTGGAGTAAAGTACATTGAAGACTTATCTGGATATGGCGCAAGCCTAATAGGTGGTAGATGGAACAGGGAAAAAATTCCGGTATTGTATACAGGTGCAAGTACCTCCTTATGCGCTTGGGAATATTGGGTGCATCTAAAAGAATCTACTCTTCTTTCTGATAATAACTTCGCTAGAATAAGTATACAAATACCAGATAGCTCAATATTAGAAATAAGTGAGACCGATCTGCCTCCAAGTTGGCCTTCACTGAGCGAGGATCTACTTATCATATCTGATAAATGGCTAAGCGAAGGAAAGTATCTTTGCATGAAAGTTCCGTCTGCGGTTATAGACGGCGATTTTAATTATATAATAAACCCTTTACATCCTCTTTTCACGAAAGATAATGTCAAAATTATAGAAAAGAAGCCCTATTCTTTTGACAAGCGAGCTTTTAACAAAAGATTATCAACAAGAAGGCCACTAAATTTGCTTCTTCGCCAGGTTATCAATAAATATTTTCCTAGAAAATAG
- a CDS encoding MbcA/ParS/Xre antitoxin family protein: MKEREGTVVGYDPDNRTYRISLNNTGEEVTVSTRGASITLNINDQVFLDTVEDYGGFKILPRKKQRRRESVANVVRDRLQRIANVSSSYRPTTNDIPYFESLWDSSAKDVFKEKYDFLDWLTTPNSFAENRKPIELLSTAEGVEVVRKLLLRLEYGILS; encoded by the coding sequence ATGAAAGAGCGCGAAGGTACGGTTGTAGGTTACGATCCAGACAACAGGACTTACAGGATTTCGCTGAACAACACCGGGGAAGAAGTAACAGTTAGCACAAGGGGAGCTTCAATAACGTTAAACATTAACGATCAAGTCTTTCTAGACACCGTCGAAGATTACGGCGGTTTCAAAATATTACCACGTAAGAAACAAAGAAGACGTGAAAGTGTCGCTAATGTGGTAAGGGATAGACTACAGCGAATAGCCAACGTCTCGTCATCATACCGACCTACAACGAACGACATTCCCTACTTTGAGTCATTGTGGGATTCCTCTGCTAAAGATGTATTCAAGGAGAAGTACGATTTTTTGGATTGGTTAACAACTCCGAATAGCTTTGCAGAAAATAGAAAGCCTATCGAGCTTTTATCAACGGCTGAAGGCGTTGAAGTGGTCAGGAAGTTACTTCTGAGGTTAGAATATGGTATTTTGTCTTGA
- a CDS encoding helix-turn-helix domain-containing protein has product MSEITEQVGSQIREARRARGLTLKEVGERMGVAEATVSRYEKGGQNLTVETLHKIAEALGLKFGVFFK; this is encoded by the coding sequence ATGTCAGAAATCACAGAACAGGTAGGAAGTCAGATTAGAGAAGCTAGGAGAGCCAGGGGATTAACCTTAAAGGAGGTTGGTGAGCGAATGGGAGTGGCAGAAGCAACGGTAAGTAGATATGAGAAGGGTGGGCAAAATCTAACAGTAGAAACACTTCATAAAATTGCAGAAGCACTAGGTCTAAAATTCGGCGTGTTCTTCAAGTGA
- a CDS encoding LytR/AlgR family response regulator transcription factor has protein sequence MVRYVPASLILRIEGYGNYSWIYTKNGERYLVSKTLSYLELHLPFFWRVHKSHLVNPQYIQGCIASVRRNSLLRLNNNQSVTVARRLKATVCRLLKEKPHPKTPIEQVGLVVPQSNHEIR, from the coding sequence ATGGTTCGCTACGTTCCCGCTAGTTTGATCCTGCGTATAGAGGGTTACGGTAACTATTCGTGGATTTATACGAAAAACGGAGAACGGTATTTAGTCAGCAAAACGCTGTCGTACTTGGAATTACATTTGCCGTTTTTTTGGCGGGTTCACAAGTCGCATTTGGTCAATCCTCAGTACATACAAGGTTGTATTGCGTCAGTTCGGAGAAATAGCCTTCTAAGGCTCAACAATAACCAATCAGTCACGGTAGCGCGTCGCTTGAAAGCAACGGTTTGCCGACTCTTAAAAGAAAAACCCCACCCAAAGACGCCAATCGAACAGGTGGGGCTGGTAGTGCCACAATCTAACCATGAAATCAGATGA
- a CDS encoding HNH endonuclease encodes MPRKYTDEDRRKIVDYYVAGHSLREVVERFTPTNYTTVFECVKAAGALRSNEIDKDRREKLIELYQSGTPLRRAAKAANISEGAANRILKLAGIDIRSKKGAINECKQDVVSLYSQGFTLEEVGNKLGFSVNAVYQLLKREGIQVRNLKQSQVLNWLRPEYRTKLLIKFGSFDGNSPSWKGGMETPTRQIRGSKTYSDWRRGVLVRDRFTCQECGTKKNVKGNPLHVDHIYPFRKLLADHNIFTVEQAEECPELWNLDNGRTLCKKCHLSTETWGGRAGKRR; translated from the coding sequence ATGCCACGTAAATACACAGATGAAGACCGGCGTAAAATTGTTGATTATTACGTAGCTGGACATTCTCTCAGGGAAGTCGTCGAACGCTTTACGCCAACTAATTATACGACTGTCTTTGAGTGCGTAAAAGCGGCAGGGGCTTTACGGTCAAACGAAATAGACAAAGACCGGCGCGAAAAGCTTATTGAATTATACCAGTCAGGAACTCCATTACGTAGAGCAGCAAAAGCGGCTAATATCAGCGAGGGAGCGGCAAACAGAATTTTAAAGCTTGCTGGTATTGACATTCGTAGCAAAAAAGGAGCAATTAATGAATGCAAACAGGATGTTGTATCGCTCTACTCGCAGGGGTTCACGCTAGAAGAGGTCGGCAATAAATTAGGCTTTTCTGTTAACGCCGTTTATCAGTTATTAAAGCGAGAAGGCATACAGGTTAGAAACCTTAAACAATCGCAGGTTTTAAACTGGCTTAGGCCGGAGTATCGAACAAAGCTGCTTATTAAGTTTGGCAGTTTTGACGGTAATAGTCCGTCATGGAAAGGCGGCATGGAAACGCCAACTAGACAAATTAGAGGTTCTAAAACATATTCCGATTGGCGAAGAGGTGTATTAGTGCGTGATAGGTTCACCTGTCAAGAGTGCGGTACAAAGAAGAATGTAAAAGGTAATCCGTTACACGTTGACCATATTTACCCATTTCGAAAGCTATTAGCTGACCATAATATATTTACCGTCGAACAAGCAGAAGAATGTCCTGAGTTATGGAACCTTGACAATGGGCGAACGCTGTGTAAAAAATGTCACTTGTCAACGGAAACGTGGGGCGGTAGGGCAGGGAAGCGGAGGTGA
- a CDS encoding restriction endonuclease translates to MAKRCTSDGKSLEKLVSRIYETLKGNPLAEVLHDVKLDNTTGRKSQFDVIIKSKVANFALMIAIECKDYSKPVENNQIHDFIVRCELVPGISRRVFVAVNGYRSGAKAVAKAKGVDLYDLKEVSPELLSGWIQVSSIKSAHLSNRVIETVTFCTKDGREVEVKREDIGRDHFFIQLGRRPQPVASVIIDLIEQSTDIFDKYASDEFGKETEWGSDGNSIIIPMPLNFNMSEKRFGIMLDGWPVELDKVIVLVNYIYSITQGSNVKVRSYKANEGQVQAEIVSGKSGEHGFEFIRDVVNGEMKMYAFHSSGQLIELRRSV, encoded by the coding sequence ATGGCTAAAAGGTGTACATCAGACGGCAAGAGCTTAGAAAAGCTAGTTTCTCGTATTTATGAGACTCTAAAAGGCAATCCGCTTGCAGAGGTCCTTCACGACGTTAAACTAGACAATACTACCGGTAGAAAATCTCAGTTTGATGTGATCATAAAAAGCAAAGTAGCAAACTTTGCCCTTATGATTGCGATAGAGTGTAAAGATTATAGTAAACCTGTTGAGAACAATCAGATACATGATTTCATTGTCCGTTGCGAATTAGTGCCAGGAATCAGTCGTAGAGTATTTGTTGCTGTAAATGGCTACAGGTCAGGAGCGAAGGCTGTTGCCAAGGCCAAAGGGGTTGATCTTTACGATTTAAAAGAAGTCTCACCAGAACTACTTTCTGGTTGGATACAGGTCAGTAGCATCAAATCTGCTCATCTTAGCAACAGGGTTATAGAAACTGTAACGTTTTGTACAAAGGATGGCCGTGAGGTGGAAGTTAAACGAGAAGATATTGGTCGAGATCATTTCTTCATTCAACTTGGTAGGCGACCTCAGCCAGTAGCTAGTGTTATCATAGACTTAATAGAACAGTCAACGGATATTTTTGATAAGTATGCGAGTGATGAGTTCGGCAAAGAGACTGAGTGGGGTAGTGATGGGAACTCAATTATTATACCGATGCCGCTTAACTTCAATATGAGTGAAAAGCGTTTTGGAATAATGTTAGATGGGTGGCCGGTAGAGCTGGATAAAGTTATTGTACTTGTAAATTACATATACAGTATAACGCAAGGTAGCAATGTTAAGGTAAGATCATATAAAGCTAATGAAGGTCAGGTACAAGCCGAGATCGTGTCAGGAAAATCAGGGGAGCACGGCTTTGAGTTTATTCGGGATGTGGTCAATGGGGAAATGAAAATGTATGCTTTTCATTCTTCAGGGCAACTAATCGAACTAAGGCGAAGTGTTTAA
- a CDS encoding ATP-dependent nuclease, whose translation MKHLEGRIVVDARPKIEDSELNVFIEEVSFRSGERIQLKPDQIVIFVGPNNAGKSASLKEIHTDVQKKVDEKVIIDEVRLNKSGTSHDIRDYLLKIAKKDGINDGYYKIGKSESIPLSNVDYFWSGQEKLHLLAPLFTKFLTTQDRLKMSNTPESIATLTDSPSHPFHFLQINDTFEREFSNLFKQAFGLDLIVNRGAGKHVPVHIGEAPKIDDGQDRVSYGYLEKLSLLPTLEKQGDGMRSFVGVLLSSFVAFENILFIDEPEAFLHPPQAYLLGKMLANDVPPSKQIFLSTHSEDLLKGLIDKNSDRVKIIRIERSGNTNRISELNSEDIKALWRDPLLKYSNILSGLFHSKVIVCESDGDCRFFGAIVDALTNDKAQVKPDILFVHCGGKQRIPVVVNALFKLRVKLLVVSDIDILNNETPLKDIYSGLGGDWPVLEPLWKRLKSQIESKRPELETSDVLASIEKVLGAVDPKERVFPKEHVEAIRNVLKKVSPWSEVKSSGKSFIPAGEATKLFTEVINLCKAVGLNVVEVGELEGFDKTVGNHGPRWVNEVLEKDLNNDPGLEEARRFVGSLMNQ comes from the coding sequence ATGAAGCATCTAGAAGGGCGTATTGTTGTTGATGCGCGACCAAAGATAGAAGATAGTGAACTAAATGTTTTTATTGAAGAAGTCTCCTTCAGAAGTGGAGAAAGAATTCAATTGAAACCTGATCAAATTGTAATTTTTGTAGGTCCTAATAATGCTGGGAAAAGTGCATCATTGAAGGAAATACACACAGATGTGCAGAAAAAAGTAGACGAGAAGGTAATTATAGATGAAGTAAGGCTTAATAAGTCTGGTACATCCCATGATATTCGAGATTATCTTTTAAAGATTGCAAAAAAGGATGGCATAAATGATGGTTATTACAAGATCGGAAAATCTGAGAGTATTCCTCTATCAAACGTTGATTATTTTTGGAGTGGACAAGAAAAGCTCCACTTGTTAGCTCCGCTATTTACCAAATTTCTTACTACTCAGGATCGGCTAAAAATGTCTAATACTCCAGAAAGTATAGCTACATTAACTGATAGTCCGTCTCACCCTTTTCACTTTTTACAAATAAATGATACGTTCGAGAGAGAGTTTAGTAATCTATTTAAGCAAGCATTTGGGTTAGATCTAATTGTAAATCGAGGAGCCGGTAAGCATGTTCCTGTGCATATCGGAGAAGCTCCCAAAATAGATGATGGTCAGGACAGAGTGTCCTATGGGTATCTTGAAAAACTATCGCTTCTCCCAACACTTGAAAAGCAAGGTGACGGAATGAGAAGCTTTGTTGGAGTGCTTTTGAGTTCATTTGTTGCCTTTGAAAATATATTATTTATTGATGAGCCAGAAGCCTTTTTACACCCTCCTCAAGCTTATTTATTGGGTAAGATGTTAGCCAATGATGTGCCTCCTAGTAAACAAATATTTCTATCAACACATAGCGAAGATTTATTGAAAGGCCTAATAGATAAAAACTCCGATAGGGTGAAAATAATTAGGATAGAACGAAGTGGGAATACAAATCGAATAAGCGAACTTAATAGCGAGGATATAAAAGCTCTTTGGCGAGATCCACTTTTAAAGTATTCAAATATATTAAGTGGGTTATTTCATTCTAAAGTAATTGTTTGTGAAAGTGACGGTGATTGTCGTTTTTTTGGAGCAATAGTAGATGCTTTGACAAATGACAAAGCTCAAGTTAAACCTGATATATTGTTTGTTCACTGTGGAGGCAAGCAACGAATACCAGTGGTTGTAAATGCGTTATTTAAGTTAAGGGTAAAGCTGTTAGTTGTTTCAGATATTGATATACTCAATAACGAAACTCCACTAAAAGATATATATAGTGGCTTAGGGGGAGATTGGCCTGTCTTGGAGCCATTATGGAAAAGGTTGAAAAGTCAGATAGAAAGTAAAAGGCCGGAATTAGAAACAAGTGATGTACTAGCAAGCATTGAAAAGGTTCTAGGGGCTGTAGATCCCAAAGAGAGAGTATTTCCTAAGGAGCATGTCGAAGCAATAAGAAATGTGCTTAAAAAAGTAAGCCCGTGGTCAGAAGTGAAAAGCTCTGGTAAGTCATTTATACCAGCAGGGGAAGCAACTAAACTATTTACAGAAGTAATTAATCTCTGCAAAGCTGTTGGGTTAAATGTAGTCGAAGTAGGTGAGTTAGAAGGATTTGATAAAACCGTAGGTAATCATGGACCTAGATGGGTAAATGAAGTACTTGAGAAAGATTTAAACAATGATCCTGGGCTCGAGGAAGCTCGTAGATTTGTCGGATCATTAATGAATCAATAG
- a CDS encoding pentapeptide repeat-containing protein — protein sequence MDEGGSFSSLLFDGTPKPLFNIKDVLIGVSGLIAIFATAWRYKLHEIENLLKTRDAEIKERDSTINDSKRLDDQFAKAVELLKEDNDITVRRGGVYILKNLAIKSPQHLQQCIDLLCSLNNWMGSALQQDKEFFLRVDRHGKQWRSQNFELNLEDVQSQKGNGEQTDVSNYEKSFRNKQIISLEVLKVVENVIVNYSIRKKDVVGILDLSGYNLCNMVLRDIDLEGWVKFNYTNLHASRFSNVKLNKLNFTNANLSFCSLFQCSAKETVLSHSQLVCAKLFEVDLRCAKLRHTNSVGIDLYNVELQGADLRDSDFRAAFFDLVQMQGADMEILHVGKNFSMYTKTNFNGVIFNKSCITGAVFNELAQEIYYLNHTDKWKGAKISSLLTEYDWSEEAHRNLTEAWERYIKFRDELIKRLAFYQASNLKLTSNVQEICTHWLLVSGGNRLIIDKFKKRFDNYDEKLNNAFLDELKTCYLSSVGTNQINNDSTL from the coding sequence GTGGATGAAGGAGGTAGTTTCTCTTCGTTACTATTCGATGGTACACCTAAACCCCTTTTTAATATCAAAGATGTACTGATCGGTGTTTCAGGATTAATTGCCATTTTCGCTACAGCGTGGCGCTACAAACTTCACGAAATAGAGAACCTACTCAAAACTAGAGACGCTGAAATAAAAGAACGAGATAGTACTATCAATGATAGTAAGCGATTAGATGATCAATTTGCAAAGGCTGTAGAATTACTGAAAGAGGACAACGACATTACTGTACGAAGAGGTGGAGTATATATATTGAAAAATTTAGCAATTAAATCTCCTCAACATCTGCAACAGTGTATTGACTTGCTATGCTCGTTAAACAATTGGATGGGTTCTGCATTGCAACAGGATAAAGAATTTTTTTTAAGAGTAGATAGACATGGAAAGCAGTGGCGATCTCAGAATTTTGAGCTTAATTTAGAAGATGTTCAATCACAGAAAGGTAATGGTGAACAAACAGATGTTTCAAATTATGAAAAGTCTTTTAGAAATAAGCAGATTATAAGTTTAGAGGTACTTAAAGTTGTGGAAAACGTAATAGTAAATTATTCTATTAGGAAAAAAGATGTTGTTGGGATTTTAGATTTATCGGGATATAATCTATGTAATATGGTTTTAAGAGATATAGATTTAGAGGGATGGGTAAAATTCAACTATACGAATTTGCACGCTTCTCGTTTCTCGAATGTAAAGCTAAATAAGTTAAACTTTACAAATGCTAATCTAAGTTTTTGTTCTTTATTTCAGTGCTCGGCAAAGGAAACGGTTCTTTCTCATAGTCAATTAGTGTGTGCCAAGCTTTTTGAGGTAGATCTCCGGTGTGCTAAATTAAGACATACGAACTCTGTTGGCATAGATTTATATAATGTCGAACTTCAAGGCGCAGATTTGCGGGACTCTGACTTCAGGGCTGCCTTCTTTGACTTAGTCCAAATGCAAGGGGCTGATATGGAAATTCTTCATGTTGGAAAGAATTTTTCTATGTATACTAAGACAAATTTTAATGGCGTCATTTTTAATAAATCATGTATAACTGGTGCTGTCTTTAATGAATTAGCTCAAGAGATTTATTACCTTAATCATACAGACAAATGGAAAGGGGCTAAAATAAGCTCATTATTAACTGAGTACGATTGGAGTGAAGAGGCACATAGGAATTTGACTGAAGCATGGGAGAGGTATATCAAGTTTAGAGATGAGCTAATAAAAAGGTTGGCGTTCTATCAGGCGTCAAATCTTAAACTCACAAGTAATGTACAGGAAATATGTACTCATTGGCTATTAGTATCAGGAGGTAACCGTTTAATTATTGATAAATTCAAAAAAAGGTTTGATAACTATGATGAAAAATTAAACAACGCATTTCTTGATGAGCTTAAAACTTGCTATTTAAGCTCTGTAGGTACCAATCAGATCAATAACGATTCTACCTTGTGA
- a CDS encoding phage integrase SAM-like domain-containing protein, giving the protein MYNSLFINFYFRKSTTDPTLGSVNVRVTVNGKRITLGTVTSVADSSLPKSVMIQRDHWDKRKLKVKPQSPHATLLNKAIADCEQKLQKVYAQHESFDQKMTANGLKGVVKHGQRMLLTFPSLIDKFLEEKVALKTKTSTVDTYRFKIRPLLAFLESEGSSDLPAVDFTPGTLKRYRTYLITQRGNADRNADKSCQVVKTLLLWAAESELIHKNPLMNIRIRVDKTPNLECVTQEELAILREAVLLPQMREVADCFEFACYTGLAYQDMKTLSPKNLQLVEGKHCIVGYRMKTGTEYCIPVTERVWALMEKYEGINLPLPNLDDYNPLLRQIMFSVGIDKRITSHTARKTFADWCINEVGLSEEATIVAMGQKNAKELTPYRKTRPKRLLAEFPTDLMRREIDRVPFKQIVKAS; this is encoded by the coding sequence ATGTATAATTCATTGTTCATCAATTTCTATTTCCGTAAGTCTACTACGGACCCTACGCTCGGCTCGGTCAACGTTCGGGTAACAGTCAACGGTAAGCGGATTACATTGGGTACGGTTACGTCGGTAGCCGATTCCAGCCTCCCCAAATCGGTTATGATTCAGCGCGATCATTGGGATAAGCGTAAATTGAAAGTAAAACCACAGTCGCCACACGCAACGCTGTTGAATAAAGCCATTGCCGACTGTGAGCAGAAGCTCCAGAAGGTCTACGCCCAGCACGAAAGTTTCGACCAGAAAATGACCGCCAACGGCTTGAAAGGTGTCGTCAAACATGGTCAGCGGATGCTACTCACCTTTCCGTCACTCATTGACAAGTTCTTAGAAGAGAAGGTTGCTTTAAAAACCAAAACTTCGACCGTCGATACGTATCGGTTTAAGATTCGTCCGCTACTGGCTTTTTTAGAGTCTGAAGGTTCATCAGACCTGCCCGCCGTAGATTTCACTCCCGGCACTTTGAAACGCTACCGGACGTACTTAATCACGCAGCGGGGTAACGCCGACCGCAATGCCGACAAAAGTTGTCAGGTCGTGAAAACGCTACTCTTATGGGCGGCTGAAAGCGAGTTGATCCACAAAAACCCCTTGATGAACATTCGGATCAGGGTTGACAAAACGCCTAACCTGGAATGTGTGACACAAGAGGAATTGGCTATTTTGCGAGAAGCGGTCTTGCTCCCCCAAATGCGGGAAGTGGCAGACTGCTTCGAGTTTGCTTGCTATACGGGTTTGGCTTATCAGGACATGAAAACCCTGTCTCCTAAAAATCTACAACTGGTAGAAGGGAAACATTGTATAGTCGGCTACCGAATGAAAACGGGAACGGAGTACTGTATACCCGTTACGGAGCGGGTTTGGGCGTTAATGGAAAAATACGAGGGCATTAACCTGCCTTTACCAAATCTTGACGACTATAATCCGTTGCTCCGGCAAATCATGTTCTCGGTGGGTATCGACAAGCGGATTACCTCACACACGGCCCGTAAGACCTTTGCCGACTGGTGTATCAACGAAGTGGGTTTGTCAGAAGAGGCTACGATTGTAGCAATGGGTCAAAAGAACGCAAAGGAGTTGACCCCGTATCGGAAAACACGCCCTAAGCGTCTATTGGCTGAATTTCCTACGGATTTGATGCGCCGGGAAATCGACCGAGTGCCGTTCAAGCAGATCGTTAAAGCATCTTAA